The Cynocephalus volans isolate mCynVol1 chromosome 2, mCynVol1.pri, whole genome shotgun sequence genome window below encodes:
- the TMEM119 gene encoding transmembrane protein 119, giving the protein MVSAVASGVLTALLLLLGPVPVVAHSVPVQAAFLEDAAGSGEAEGSSATSPSLPPPRTTLSPTSGGPQPTLRAGPSPPSNFLDGIVDFFRQYVMLIAVVGSLAFLLMFIVCAALVTRQKHKASAYYPSSFPKKKYVDQTDRAGGPRAFSEVPDRAPDGRCDEALDSSQQLQADILAATQNLRSPARAGPGSGDGARMAEGRVEGEAKGSQDGGPAPGRGVPAERPEEPRPGAAEGAASEGRGEPGGCLPLAGEAQGPAGSPESPCACGSVSPSV; this is encoded by the coding sequence ATGGTCTCCGCGGTGGCCTCTGGTGTCCTCACTGctctgctgctgctcctggggcCCGTGCCCGTGGTGGCCCACTCCGTGCCCGTGCAGGCCGCCTTCCTGGAGGATGCAGCGGGTAGCGGGGAGGCCGAGGGCTCATCGGCCACGTCCCCGAGCCTCCCACCGCCCCGGACCACCCTGAGCCCCACATCAGGGGGGCCACAGCCCACGCTGCGGGCGGGCCCCTCGCCCCCCAGCAACTTTCTGGACGGGATCGTGGACTTCTTCCGCCAGTACGTGATGCTCATCGCGGTGGTGGGCTCCCTGGCCTTCCTGCTGATGTTCATCGTCTGCGCCGCCCTCGTCACCCGCCAGAAGCACAAGGCCTCGGCCTACTACCCGTCCTCCTTCCCCAAGAAGAAGTACGTGGACCAGACCGACCGGGCCGGCGGCCCCCGCGCCTTCAGCGAGGTCCCTGACCGGGCTCCCGACGGCCGGTGCGACGAGGCCCTGGACTCCTCCCAGCAGCTCCAGGCCGACATCCTGGCTGCCACCCAGAACCTCAGGTCTCCCGCCAGGGCCGGCCCGGGCAGCGGGGATGGAGCCAGGATGGCggaggggagggtggagggagaagcCAAGGGCAGCCAGGACGGGGGCCCGGCCCCGGGGCGCGGGGTCCCCGCGGAGCGGCCGGAGGAGCCGCGGCCAGGGGCGGCCGAGGGGGCGGCCAGCGAGGGCCGAGGGGAGCCGGGAGGGTGTCTCCCCTTAGCGGGGGAAGCCCAGGGACCCGCGGGTTCCCCCGAAAGCCCCTGTGCCTGTGGCAGCGTCTCCCCCAGCGTGTAA